TTCGGATCCGTTCGATTTCCCGCAATGTCGCCACCTCGACCCGAACCGACACCATCGCCTTGGCCACCACCCGGCTGATCACCACCCTGCCCCTGACCACCCTGACCAGGCTGATTCCCGCCGCCGCCCGGCGTTTGTCCAGGCTGATTACCTCCGCCGCCCGGCACCAATATCTTCTTTCCACCAGGACCCATCACCCAGGTTTGTCCCTGCCCACCTTGACCATTCTGGCCTTGCTTGCCCTGGCCGTCCTGACCGTCCTGACCATCTTGCCCGTCTTGCCCGTCTTGGCCCTGCTGACCCTGCCCCGGCTGCGGCTGTCCCTGCCCCTGCTGACCACCTCGAGCGCGCTTTCCAAAGCGAAGCTGCCTCTTCATGCGCTCCTTGCCCGCTTGACCCTGCTGCCGCATGAGCTCGCGCAATTCTTCGAGACGCTGGCGCAATTCTTCCTTTTCCTTGTCCGACATCTGCTCGTCCTGCATGCGCTGCAGGTCCTCGGCCGCTTGCTCGAGATCCTCCGCAGATGCGCCCATTTCACGCAGCAAATCCTCCGCTGCCTTGGCAAGCGCTCGATCGAGTTTGCTGAGCTGCCGGCCTGCACGCTGCTGACGTTCCGCCTCGCGATCGAGCCTTTCGAGCTCGCGCTCCTTTTTCTTCAGGAGTTTTTCTTCGGCCTCGTCGAATGCGCCCGCGTCCTGCTCTTGCTTCTTCTTTTTCTTCTTGAGCAGCTCTTCGCGAATCTCCGCCCGTTTTTCCTCAATGGCGGCGAGCGCTTCCTTTTGCCGTTCAGAAGCCTTTTTCAGCGCATCCCGAAGCCTTTCGAGCGCTTGTTTGTCGGGCTTTTTCTTGTCACGCAATCGCTGGGCCAGGTCCTTGAGGTCCTTCTTGGCCTTTTCGAGGTCGTTCTTCTTCAGCGATTCGCCAAGAGGCTTGGACATCTCGCTCGATTCGAGATGTTTGCCCATCTCCTGAAGCGCTTCTTCGAGCGCTTTGCGATCGGCCTCGTTGCCCTTCAAAAGGTCACGCTCGATCGCCTCCATCTTGCGAAATGCTTCGGTTCGATCGAGACGCTTGTTGGCGATGTCTTCGATGAGCTGATTGAAGCGTTCGATGGCAGCTTGAACTTCGGGCGTTTGCTCGCGCTTTTCGAGTTCTTTTGCGGCATCTCGGAACAAGTCGAGATCGTCGGGAGCAAGCACGATCGCGTCGATCGTAGGGGCCGCTGGGGGCGGCGGAGGAATTGGAACGGGAATTTCGAGCAGCGCGACGGCGAGCGCTCCGATGCCGAAAAGAACCGCAGGAGCCGCTCCTTGCGGCAGGTGCAACGGCGCGGCTTTTCCAGGACGAAGCGCGCCGGCATGCTCGCAAGCATCGTCGATCGCGACCTCCATGAGCGGGCTGCGATCGGAAGGAGACACCGCATCGAAGGCGAGCGCGTTGGTCAAGCGATCGTGGAGATTGTGGTGCTGATCGAGCGCGATCGTGCCCGCGCGAGGAGGAAGCTTGCGCAGAAGCCCGACGATGACGACGGCCAGAACGAGCGCTGCGGCACCGGCAAGCGTGCGTTTGGCGGCGATCTCGGAGAGGTGGTCGGGAAAAACTTTTCGTACAGCGAGTGTGCCCGCGACGACAGCGAACGCGAACGTCAGCGCGGGCGGGAGGTATCGAAGGGCGCGATCGATGCGCAAACGAAGCGCGACCAAGGAGGCGGCGCGGCGGATGCGGGCGAGGTCTCGGGGGCGTTCTATGCTCACGGTGGCAAGGCTCCGATGGGTCCGCAGACGTGCGATCGCAGAGGCAGCGGGCGCGTCATTGTAGCCGTAGACGGATGAGACGCCCGTAAGTTCCTAGAAGGTGTTCCGCAGGCTGCTACGCGTCGCGAATCGTCGGTCGGACTTGCTCAGCGTACAAAGTACGCTTCCGCCGTCCTCCCTAGCTTCGCGACGCTCGCAACGCCTGCGAAACACCTTCTACGCATCAGAAGCGGGAATCATTCCGCGCGACGCGCGGACGCCTACTTTTTGGCGCGCGCCTTGGCTGCTGCTTTCGCCGGAGCCTTGGACGCAGACTTCTTCGCAGGCTTGGCTGCAGTCGACTTCGCGGCGGATTTCTTCGCAGGAGCGGCCTTCTTCGCAGCGGCTTTCGCAGGAGCAGCCTTCTTCGCGGCTTTTGCCGGAGCGGCTTTCTTCGACGTGACTGCCTTCGCCTTCGCCGCAACCTTCTTCGCGACGGCCTTCTTCGCCGAAGCCTTCTTGGCCGAACCCTTCTTCGCTGCCGCCTTCTTCGCGGGTTCGTCCAGGCTGATGGCAGTCACTGGAGCGGAACGCGTTGGCATCTGCTTGCCGTGCTTCTCGAGAACCTCGGCGATCTTTTCGTCGAGCATCGAAAACTCGAACGGTTTGTCGAGCCAAGCGTCGGCTGCGAACAGCGGCGAGTTCATGGCGTTGAGGCGTTCGCCGATACCCGTGAGCATGAGGACCGGGGTGTGCTCGAGCGCTCCGCCCGCTGCACCTTTGGCCTTGACCGCACGCGCCACTTCCCACCCGCTCATCTCGGGCATCATGACGTCGAGCATCACGAGGTCGGGCAAGTGCGTTTGCACGAGCTGCCATGCTGCAGCGCCGTCCGGAGCTTCGTGAACGGCAAATCCGAGACGCTTCAGATGGCTCGAGACGAGGCTGAGCATGGCAGGCTCGTCGTCGGCAACGACAACAGTGAGGGGCTTGGAACTGGAGGACATTTTCGGTGACCGGATGAGAGTACGCAAGGGATGGGAGGTCAAGAGCCACGTGCATGTTCACACGCACGAGCTCGCCCAGGTTGGTTGGACGGGGTTGACAAACAACGAAGGTCTCAGGACATTCCCGACACCCTTCAGGTTCGGACGCACCACGTAGAACCCATGACGAACTCGACAGACATCGCCGCCGTGAGCGGCGCCACGGGCTTCATCGGATCAGCGGTCGTGCGCGAGCTTTTGGCCCAGGGACGCGTGGTACGGGCGCTATGCGAACCGGGTGCAAAAACGACAAACCTCGAAGGTTTGCCCGAGGATCGAGTCGAGCAGATCTCGGTGGACGTGAACGATCGTGAGGGGATGCTGCGAGCGCTCGATGGCGCCGCCACGTTTTTCCACCTGGCGGCGATCTACAAGGTTTGGACGCTCGATCCGGCGGCGATCTGGCACGTGAACCTCGAAGGAACGACGACATCGCTGCTCGCAGCGCGCGACGCAGGCGTCAAGCGCGTGGTGTACACGTCGTCGATCGCGGCGGTGGGACTCGGGGAGGGACAAACTCCAGCGGATGAAACGACGCCGTGGAACATCGCGGACATCGCGAACGACTACATCGCGTCGAAGTATCAAGCGGAGCGCGTCGCGATACGACTTGCCGAAGCGGGGTTACCTCTGGTGTGCGTAAATCCCGCATTTCCGTTTGGACGAGGAGACATCGGCCCAACGCCAACGGGCGGCATCATCTTGAACTTGCTGCGCGGACAAGTGCCCGCCGTCGGAAAAGGCGGCTTTTGCGCGATCGACGTAGACGACGTGGCGAAGGCGCATGTCGCTGCGGAGTCGCGTGGGCGCATCGGCGAGCGGTACATTTTGGGCAATCACAACGTGTCGCTGCGGGAATTTTTCGAGCTGGTGTCGGATGTTGCAGGACTGCCTGCGCCGCGAATGTCGATGCCTGCGGTGTTTGCGCGTGGGGCCGCGCGAGGCATGGAGTTCGTGAGCGATCACTTCACGAAGAAGGCGCCGCTCGCGACGTACAAGAGCGTCCAGTACATGCAGCGCTACGCGTACTTCGATGGAAGCAAGGCGCGACGCGAGCTGGAGATGCCGTGCACGCCGCTGCGGACGAGTGTGGAGCGAGCGGTGGAGTATTTCCGGACGAGCGGGATGGTTTGAGGGCGGAGGGGTTTTCGTCGTTGGGCGCCGTCATCGTGTCGTCGTGCGAAGAATCGACTCTGCCGTCGTGATTGCAACGCACCGCGCTGCAGGGAAAGAGCTCCGAACCTAGGACGCGGATTGCGACATGTGGTAGGATAGATGCATGGATTCCGCTCGATCTGCTCGCGCTGCTCGCGCTGCTCGCCGGCGAGCCACCTACGAAGGGGGCGTCGTTGCATTGGGAAAGGAAGCGCGAGACGCGGATTATCAATTTTGGCACGCGGGTGCGGATGAAGTGAGATGGAACGCGATGCTCGAGATGGCTCTCGCGGAGATTGCGGATGAAAATTCATCAAGACTTTCGCGACTTATTGGCGGAGTTCGTCGACGAGAAGGTTGAGTTCATGGTGATTGGGGGTTATGCGGTCGCCTATTACGACCGCCCTCGTTACACCAAGGACATTGACCTCTGGATAAACCCTGCCCCAACAAACATCGATGCTGCGTCCAGAGCACTCGCTTCGTTTGGCGCTCCGCTGCATATTGTCAACGCACTCCGCAATGCCCGCGAAGATGAAATCGTATGGCTTGGAACGCCTCCGTTACGCATTGATTTCCTACGCGCTGTTGCCGGAATGCACTTTGAGGAAGCATGGCAGCGACGAGAAATGGTGCGATGGGACGATATCGACGTTCCGGTTATCGGCATTGACGACTTGCTTGCATCGAAGCGTGCTGCAGGACGACCGCAAGACCTCGTGGATGTGGCGAATCTCGAACGCGTAAAGATGCGACGCTAGCAATACGCTCGCTTACTCCGCCGTTCGTCAATCAATGCATCAAGCACACCGGCGTGCCGGCACTTTGGCCCGGGCTGCAACAGCTCTGCCGGAATCGGGCCCCCCTGACCGCGTCGCAGAAGGCCTTCCTTTTCGAGGCGCGCCAGCAAAGCCTCATCATCCTCATCAACAGGCGCAGTGTCGACGTGATCGGTCCTCTTGGCTGCCTTCGTTGCTTTCATACAAATCTCGCTACCCCAGACGTGCCACCTGGGCAACTTTCGTTCCGGTAGCACGAAAGAGGTCGGCACCTCGTGCAACATGAAATCTCGTCATATTCCTTGACGATGTGCCCGTTCTCTGTCTAACGCGAACGTTCACGTCTGCGCCAGCCTCGAGCACATCGTGAGGGCCATGGGGGAAATTCAACGCGCGCATGTCACCACGGCAACTCAGACCAAAGGTCGATGGGCAGCCTCGTCGCACCCTCCCTCACGCGGCGCACGCGAGGTTGATCTTCTCGTATTGCCCCGCCGAATAAAACCGACGCAGCGCTCGCCATAGCTGCTCGAATCGACCTTGGCGCGCGAAGCGTTCGTCCAGCATGCCCGCAAAACGAGCCGCGAGGTCATTCGCAAGACGATACCGATCCCCGCGTTCAGTGCCGGGCGGATCGATGTATTGCACGGTATC
The Polyangiaceae bacterium genome window above contains:
- a CDS encoding NAD-dependent epimerase/dehydratase family protein, with the protein product MTNSTDIAAVSGATGFIGSAVVRELLAQGRVVRALCEPGAKTTNLEGLPEDRVEQISVDVNDREGMLRALDGAATFFHLAAIYKVWTLDPAAIWHVNLEGTTTSLLAARDAGVKRVVYTSSIAAVGLGEGQTPADETTPWNIADIANDYIASKYQAERVAIRLAEAGLPLVCVNPAFPFGRGDIGPTPTGGIILNLLRGQVPAVGKGGFCAIDVDDVAKAHVAAESRGRIGERYILGNHNVSLREFFELVSDVAGLPAPRMSMPAVFARGAARGMEFVSDHFTKKAPLATYKSVQYMQRYAYFDGSKARRELEMPCTPLRTSVERAVEYFRTSGMV
- a CDS encoding nucleotidyltransferase, producing the protein MKIHQDFRDLLAEFVDEKVEFMVIGGYAVAYYDRPRYTKDIDLWINPAPTNIDAASRALASFGAPLHIVNALRNAREDEIVWLGTPPLRIDFLRAVAGMHFEEAWQRREMVRWDDIDVPVIGIDDLLASKRAAGRPQDLVDVANLERVKMRR
- a CDS encoding response regulator produces the protein MSSSSKPLTVVVADDEPAMLSLVSSHLKRLGFAVHEAPDGAAAWQLVQTHLPDLVMLDVMMPEMSGWEVARAVKAKGAAGGALEHTPVLMLTGIGERLNAMNSPLFAADAWLDKPFEFSMLDEKIAEVLEKHGKQMPTRSAPVTAISLDEPAKKAAAKKGSAKKASAKKAVAKKVAAKAKAVTSKKAAPAKAAKKAAPAKAAAKKAAPAKKSAAKSTAAKPAKKSASKAPAKAAAKARAKK